From a single bacterium genomic region:
- the murB gene encoding UDP-N-acetylmuramate dehydrogenase codes for MRPNPFLRDSALRNIVNLELAPDADVTTLTSMSTRTTASLLAIPYDPFALRSLVRVAYQREWPMLILGGGTNTIFAQNHFDGIVVQLPRKAFGQATAMPGRIVRVGAGMELSSLLQYVRRAGLMGLEFCTMIPGSVGGALAGNAGAGNWGLCDFVESALVMTRKGQVFEVPRGAFEFKYRYSELSDVIVLEADLRLEPLKDEVAAARRREFVSKKKNQPYKCHSSGCIFKNPRDPRTGQMVSAGKLIDEAGLKGYVLNDIMVSEGHANFIVNRGNGVGEDFLAMISLIQDMVHERTGIMLELEARIVGGPLESCVLR; via the coding sequence ATGCGCCCCAATCCGTTTCTGCGCGACAGCGCACTGCGAAACATCGTCAATCTGGAGCTCGCGCCGGACGCCGACGTGACAACCTTGACGTCCATGAGCACGCGCACAACGGCGTCGCTGCTGGCGATTCCATACGATCCATTCGCCCTGCGCAGCCTTGTCCGTGTGGCGTACCAGCGCGAGTGGCCGATGTTGATTTTGGGCGGTGGAACAAACACGATCTTTGCCCAGAATCACTTCGATGGAATCGTCGTGCAATTGCCACGCAAGGCGTTCGGCCAGGCGACGGCAATGCCGGGGCGGATTGTTCGCGTCGGCGCGGGAATGGAGCTGAGCTCCCTGCTGCAGTACGTGCGGCGCGCGGGCCTGATGGGTCTTGAGTTCTGCACCATGATCCCCGGGTCGGTCGGTGGGGCGCTCGCGGGAAACGCCGGCGCCGGAAACTGGGGCCTGTGCGACTTTGTGGAAAGCGCACTCGTCATGACGCGCAAGGGCCAGGTCTTCGAGGTGCCGCGCGGTGCGTTTGAATTCAAGTACCGCTATAGCGAACTGTCCGATGTGATCGTGCTCGAAGCGGATCTCCGCCTGGAGCCCTTGAAGGATGAAGTGGCCGCCGCGCGCCGCCGCGAGTTCGTCTCGAAGAAAAAGAATCAGCCCTACAAGTGCCACAGCAGCGGCTGCATCTTCAAGAATCCTCGCGATCCCCGCACGGGGCAGATGGTCAGTGCCGGCAAGTTGATCGACGAGGCCGGGCTGAAGGGCTACGTGCTGAACGACATCATGGTCAGCGAAGGCCACGCAAACTTCATCGTGAATCGCGGCAACGGCGTCGGCGAAGATTTTCTCGCGATGATCTCACTGATCCAGGATATGGTGCACGAACGCACGGGAATCATGCTCGAATTGGAAGCCCGCATCGTTGGCGGGCCGCTGGAAAGCTGCGTACTGCGCTGA
- a CDS encoding cell division protein FtsQ/DivIB, whose protein sequence is MAKKPAKKVWDAHRAIEIFRTRYGNAGRSRTPTASGAVRRLSPRQPVPRKFLPRLAHYVRAIPNMIVPAAIVLALGLLLVVFWQFLYSSQFFLVTKWQVYGADRLSDEEVVAIAKGQYEDPIHLLGYDLDEAQAKLTAHPALHHAKLRRTWPNQIDILVHERKPEAVLIGKRATYLVDCEGVVFARALPNELLDSRLPILTGPSERTYELGEALDPAFRDNTLLYAGAMAAAGGPLEDRLSEIHWEPGTGITLYLRGGTRLVCGARAPSETLPKAEALAEKLDGLATVDYADLRLDTHVPWKAFPIVPVIAEDVAMSRR, encoded by the coding sequence ATGGCGAAGAAGCCGGCCAAAAAGGTGTGGGATGCGCACCGTGCGATCGAGATCTTCCGCACGCGATACGGAAATGCGGGACGGAGTCGCACGCCTACGGCCAGCGGCGCGGTTCGTCGTCTGTCGCCGCGCCAACCCGTACCTCGGAAGTTCCTCCCCCGCCTGGCACACTATGTTCGGGCGATCCCCAACATGATCGTACCGGCGGCAATCGTTCTGGCGCTTGGGTTGCTACTTGTCGTGTTCTGGCAGTTCCTCTACTCGTCGCAGTTCTTCCTCGTCACCAAGTGGCAGGTCTATGGCGCCGATCGCCTGAGCGATGAAGAAGTCGTCGCGATCGCCAAGGGCCAATACGAGGATCCCATTCATCTGCTCGGCTACGACCTGGACGAGGCACAGGCGAAGCTGACCGCACATCCTGCGCTGCATCACGCAAAGCTGCGTCGCACGTGGCCGAATCAGATCGACATTCTGGTGCATGAGCGAAAGCCCGAGGCGGTTCTGATTGGAAAACGCGCCACGTACCTGGTCGATTGCGAAGGCGTCGTCTTCGCACGCGCGCTGCCGAACGAATTGCTCGATTCTCGCCTTCCCATCCTGACGGGGCCGTCGGAGCGTACTTACGAACTCGGCGAAGCGCTCGATCCGGCGTTCCGCGACAATACGTTGCTGTATGCGGGTGCAATGGCCGCCGCGGGTGGCCCGCTTGAGGATCGCCTCTCTGAGATCCACTGGGAACCCGGCACCGGCATCACGCTTTATCTCCGCGGCGGCACGCGGCTCGTGTGCGGCGCGCGCGCGCCTTCCGAAACACTCCCCAAGGCAGAAGCGCTGGCGGAGAAACTCGATGGCCTCGCCACCGTCGATTACGCCGACCTTCGCCTCGACACACACGTTCCGTGGAAGGCCTTTCCCATTGTCCCGGTCATTGCCGAAGACGTGGCGATGTCTCGGCGCTAG